cgcccagttgggtgggtgtgcagcaagactagtaactgtgtgactcactatagatgtaaagtgccttgtatagtgactgttgtgagcctcttgttgatcacctgtgacacaaagattattgatgtgtgtatttgtgtaggtgattaaatatgtatgtgtatgtataaatgtatacgtatatatatatatgtatatatatattatgtatatatatattatgtatatatatattatgtatatatatatatatatatatatatatatatatatatatatatatatatatatatatatatatatatatatatatatatatatatatagtgtatatatatatatatatatatatatatatatatatagtatatatatataatatatatatatatatatatatatatatagtgtatatatatatatatatatatatatatatatagtatatatatataatatatatatatatatatatatatatatatatatatatatatatatatatatatatatatatatatatatatatatatatatagtatatatatataatatatatatatatatatatatatatatatatatatatatatatatatatatatatatatatatatatatatatatatatgtacatgtatgtatgagtgtgtgtacaacattaataattttgtaactagcgtcaaacattgttatttgcttagctaaacgaactagagggttcagttcctgaaccgattatgtgcctctgtaatcctttacaccaccgcccacgagatggatatggggtgcataataaagaaagaaatagaagaaattgaaattgcataacacggttattgacattcaataatagtaagataaagcaatgaggaccaaatgggagactagtgatcagatgaatattacagactcaagggtagccttctcttcttgtatataaatgaaaaaataaattcgtttgtttaattctaatgcttgttggCGAGAACAGttatgaacgccagctagcgcacaagtacatgagcgcccaaaatacttttacacaaaagacatgtacagacaggcgtgtggcttctgacttcttttttattgattaatattaaatattaggcgcttacctataatagttatcattttatacatgtataactctcacataataaatataaaaggagtttatccaaaaactgacagaagtgttgtgttttgtgcgttgtatcgtgtttgtgggcattcgggtgtgttgtgtttacgctggcgggcggcgtccttaccaactccggattatgtctattacatcactaaacttcatttaataactatatgcctgttaaatagaagattttaattgttaatagcattatattgtcgttttaatatggaacacgtacacatatgcgaaacgtcgaaagctggtgtccgaagtggtaaaaatattagtgtgcgatgttgtcaatgtacggagtgtcttgtatccgttTCTAgtacggtatccgaaattgctgtAGACGACTTGACCAGTGCCCATAGGCCTGCAGTAGACGACTTGACCAGTGCCAAAGTAGGATCTGCCATTTTAGCAGCGCCAGCCGGTGATGTCTAGAGTGAGTATTAAGGGcacaaaccttgacacaaactgcacctatcattaaGAAGAAGCATCACCATTAACCGTcacgtgctcacatcaagtctaactctaagaaacaacactcaagccttgacgcgacTCCCAACTTCACCACTCGTACAGTCACCCGGAGGAAAAAACCCTCACATAAACTGCACCTAtcgtaaagaagatgaagactcaccattgtccacagtgtgggaaggtattcattcgtcttggagatatgaggaggcacttgttagtgcattcaggtgataagcatcatgagtgtccagagtgtgggaagagattcagacaGCGGGGACATataaagactcacatgttagtgcattcaggtgacaaacctcatgaatgtccagagtgtggggagAGATTCAGAGAGCGTGgaactatgaagactcacatgttagtgcattcaggtgataaacctcatgcgtgtccagagtgtgggaagagattcagtcagcttggagTTATGAAGaaacacaggatggtgcatgcggatgagagaccttttgaatgtgctgaatgtggcaaaaaatttagagaacgtggacatATAATAAAGCACGTGTTAGTGcactcaggtgacaaacctcttgAGTGTTCAGAGTGTGGGATGAGATTCAAGCACCGTGGagctatgaagactcacatgttagtgcattcaggtgacaaacttcacaagtgtccagagtgtgggaagagattcaggcagcttggaactatgaagactcacatgttagtgcattcaggtgacaagcctcatgaATGTCTAGTATGTGGGATGAGATTCAGGCAGATTGGACATATAAAGACTCACATGTtaatgcattcaggtgacaaactttacaagtgtccagagtgtgggaagagattcagtcggctTGGAACTATGAAgaatcacaggatggtgcatacggatgagaaaccttttgaatgtgccgagtgtggcaaaaaatttagagatcgTGGAATTATAAAacgtcacatgttagtacattcaggtgacaaaccttataAATGTACAGAGTGTGGAAAAAAATTCAGTCATCTTGGAACTATGAAGACTcacttgttagtgcattcaggtgacaaacctcacgagtgccccgagtgtggaaagagattcagtcaacttgGAAGCATGAAtaggcacaagatgatacatgcagatgataggctaaacactttgcgTGTGGAAGAGGATTAAGAGAttaaaggataatgaggcacataatggtatattaacttactttttatctaacagtgtgctatcacagtGTCAGTTGGTTGCCCTTCAGAGGTATTTATGTTATATATTGTTTGAGAAATACTTCACTATGAAGGGGTAAAGATctaaagatattttattatattgttcctcAACGAAAATTAGATGCCATAAATAGACCAAACAAGAACTAGGGAAGCTGTCACTGTAGAAAAATTCAATTGCTTATAAAAAcagaaatatctctttagtttagcaaagataaaacaaagcttaaaaatgttttttcttcatatgtaaataatgtgcttaatatttttgttttgggaatttatttaaaatgtaatacacTGGTACCTTCGTTTTtttaatttaatccattcccagagaccggttgtaaactgaaaattcacaaactgAAAAAAATTTTCCCATTAGAAATAATGCAAATTTAATTAATCCACActtccaaaaatattaacttcaaaatacatttcatataTAATGCTACAAATATTTGGCActacagtatgtacaagttatatcttacctttactgatgacttttttggcgtatggaagactgtGAGGAAGGGG
The Procambarus clarkii isolate CNS0578487 chromosome 60, FALCON_Pclarkii_2.0, whole genome shotgun sequence genome window above contains:
- the LOC138353887 gene encoding zinc finger protein 98-like; translation: MKTHHCPQCGKVFIRLGDMRRHLLVHSGDKHHECPECGKRFRQRGHIKTHMLVHSGDKPHECPECGERFRERGTMKTHMLVHSGDKPHACPECGKRFSQLGVMKKHRMVHADERPFECAECGKKFRERGHIIKHVLVHSGDKPLECSECGMRFKHRGAMKTHMLVHSGDKLHKCPECGKRFRQLGTMKTHMLVHSGDKPHECLVCGMRFRQIGHIKTHMLMHSGDKLYKCPECGKRFSRLGTMKNHRMVHTDEKPFECAECGKKFRDRGIIKRHMLVHSGDKPYKCTECGKKFSHLGTMKTHLLVHSGDKPHECPECGKRFSQLGSMNRHKMIHADDRLNTLRVEED